A single region of the Polyodon spathula isolate WHYD16114869_AA chromosome 12, ASM1765450v1, whole genome shotgun sequence genome encodes:
- the LOC121323933 gene encoding M-phase inducer phosphatase 1-B-like yields MSENPSSGPGSSLSFRSGCRMLLNLVRERDSFVSSPEKVMSPITDLANNFSNLSAFAGGDTPKRCLDLSNLSSNGETLSPLTASPDTRDSDHPVSPCHLESPVQRHQKVTPEPDSVRSKKPHIKRFKRILPNLLCSSPKCNDNSKGMQLGVVDSSPMFNNKENDPDWFKKPNRAAPHSLNLQNTDLEKFEFHNGLLIPDVYVDECEMNVPCSPITLGGFEEHDGYMEIINGDERENYSNANISSSMALLLSDPLMSQEMDFSIQAPKHRSRKGLFRSPSMPEKLNRPLLKRACRQQDVETPVKIKRRKSISSPIQEEREEEDMRTQRLLLKKTLSLCDVDISKALDEDVGHKELIGDFTKVYALPTVTGRHQDLKYITAETMAAVLCGEFSSLIEKYFILDCRYPYEYEGGHIKGALNLHKQDDISNFFLTKIITPTSEDKRVAVIFHCEFSSERGPKMCRFLRKEDRSVNVYPALHYPELYILKGGYKDFFPEFKMWCEPQSYCPMHHEDYKDELLKFRTRSKSWAGERRRREQITRLMKL; encoded by the exons ATGTCGGAGAACCCCTCCAGTGGGCCAGGCTCCAGCCTGAGCTTTCGATCCGGCTGCAGGATGCTGCTGAACCTGGTCAGGGAGCGGGACTCGTTTGTCTCCTCTCCAGAGAAGGTGATGTCTCCCATCACTGACCTGGCTAACAACTTCAGCAACCTTAGTGCATTCGCAGGAGG TGACACTCCAAAACGCTGCCTGGATCTCTCCAATCTGAGTAGTAATGGGGAAACCTTGTCACCCCTAACGGCATCACCAGACACGAGAGACTCAG atCATCCTGTCTCCCCTTGTCACTTGGAGTCCCCTGTACAGAG ACATCAAAAGGTCACTCCAGAACCGGACTCTGTTAGAAGCAA gaaACCTCACATAAAACGGTTCAAGCGTATACTG cctaATTTGCTGTGTAGTAGTCCAAAGTGTAACGACAATTCCAAAGGAATGCAGCTGGGCGTTGTGGACAGCAGCCCGATGTTtaataacaaagaaaat GATCCCGACTGGTTCAAAAAGCCCAACAGAGCTGCTCCCCATTCTCTTAATCTTCAAAACACAGATTTGGAGAAATTTGAATTTCACAACGGCTTGCTCATA CCGGATGTCTATGTGGATGAGTGTGAGATGAACGTGCCGTGCAGTCCGATAACTCTTGGGGGTTTTGAAGAACACGATGGATACATGGAGATTATCAATGGAGATGAGAGAGAG AATTACAGTAATGCAAACATATCCTCCAGTATGGCACTGCTGTTGTCCGATCCCCTAATGAGCCAGGAGATGGATTTCTCT ATCCAGGCTCCCAAACACAGGTCCAGGAAGGGACTGTTCAGGTCTCCTTCCATGCCTGAGAAGCTGAACCGGCCATTGCTGAAGAGAGCGTGCCGGCAGCAGGATGTGGAGACCCCAGTGAAAATCAAGCGTCGGAAAAGCATCAGCAGCCCCAttcaggaggagagagaggaggaggacaTGAGGACACAG AGACTGTTGCTGAAGAAGACTCTCTCGCTGTGTGATGTAGACATCAGCAAGGCTCTAGATGAAGATGTGGGCCACAAAGAGCTGATCGGAGATTTCACTAAG GTCTACGCCTTGCCCACTGTAACAGGGAGACACCAAGATCTCAAATACATCACAGCGGAAACT ATGGCTGCTGTACTCTGTGGAGAATTCAGCAGTCTTATTGAGAAGTACTTCATCCTGGACTGCCGCTACCCTTATGAGTACGAAGGAGGACATATAAAG GGGGCGCTGAATCTCCACAAACAGGATGACATTTCCAATTTCTTTCTAACAAAAATCATCACCCCCACTTCAGAAGATAAACGCGTTGCTGTCATCTTCCACTGCGAGTTCTCTTCTGAAAGGGGGCCCAAGAT GTGCCGTTTCCTCAGGAAGGAGGACAGGAGTGTGAATGTGTATCCTGCTCTGCATTACCCCGAGCTGTACATCCTCAAAGGAGGCTACAAAGATTTCTTCCCTGAATTCAAA